AACGCCGATGTCGTAGCGGCTGCCGTGCGCCGCGCGCCCGCTGAATTCGATCTCCATCCACACAAATCCACGATGCGCGGGACAGATCGCGAGACAAGTTGGCTCGGTGAGGATCGCGCGCTCGGCGGTGAGCCCGCTCGCGAGCAGGGCGCGCATCCCGAGACTCTCGTATTCCTCGTCCGTGACGGCGGCGATGACGATCTGCCGGCGCGCCTTGTCACCGCATTGTTCCGCCGCTCGCGCCGCGGCGACACACATCGCCGCGACTCCGGATTTCATGTCCGCCGATCCTCGGCCGTAGATGCGGCCGCCGGCAATCTCTGCCGCGAAGGGATCGTGCGACATTCCCTCGACGCCGACAGTGTCGAGATGCCCCGCGAACATCAGCGCCGGAGTGCCGCTCGGGCCGATCCGCGCGGTGAGGTTGGGACGGCCGGGCGCCGAGTTGGAGAGCTCGACCCGGAATCCCCAGTCGCCGAGCAGCCCGGCGAGCGACTGCGCGATCTGCTGCTCGCCCGGTCCGCCGGGGACGAGCGTGGGGTTTCTCGAATCAATGCGGGTGAGCTCGCGCGTCAGCGCGATCGCGTCACCGCGAGGGATCTGCATTGCGATCTGGCTCAACCGAGCTTCCCGCTCGCCGCGGACGCTCCGCGGCTTACCTGCGCCTGGCTTTCGCCGCCTTTTTGGGAGTGGGCTTTTTCGCCGCGATTTTTTTCGCCGCGGGTTTCTTGGCGGCTGGTTTCTTGGCGGCTGGTTTTTTGGCGGCTGGTTTCTTGGCGGCTGGCTTCTTGGCAGCTGGCTTCTTTGCAGCTGGCTTCTTTACAGCGGGCTTCTTTACAGCTGGCTTCTTCGGCGCGGGCTTGCTCACCTTCTTCACCGCAGGCTTTGCCGGTTTCGGTGCCGGCTTCGGTGCGGCCTTCGCTGGAGCAGCCGGTTTCACGGGAGCAGCGTGCTTCGCCGCGCCCGAAACGTGCGCTGGTGCCGGAGGCGCGACGGGCTTCCGCTTGGGTTGATGCTCCTCGACCTGGCGAATCAGCTTGTCGGCCTCTTCCTGCGTCATCTGTCCGCGCCGTACCATATACTGGACGAGGTCACGAGCACTTTCGATCACGAAGCCGCTCAGGCCGGCGGCGGCGTTCACGACGTCCTTCATCGCCGCGGCCATCTTGCTGCCGGCCTCGAGGCTGATCTCGTGGGCCTTCGCCGCCATCTCGGCGACAGTATCCTTGACGTCGGCACCACGGTGGCCGGGACTCCGCCTGGGCGGAGTCGGCGGAGCGCCGTCGGCTGGGGCCGCTGGGGCGGCGGGGGCTGCGGGGGCTGCGGGGACCGCGGGCACCGACGGTTTTTGGTTCTCAGCCATCACACGCTCCTGATCTATTGACGGGTCGCGATTCGATTATTCGGGGGAAGGTTTCACACCTCACGAGACATTTCCGCCACGCTCGGCGGCAAGAGGTGGGAAACGGCGCTAAGTATATGATTTTCCGTAACTAAAACAAGTAAGGATAAGGTAGGACTATAGGTGGCTTCGCCCTCGGGTGACCGCACGATCGTGGCACAAACACCAAGACATTATAGCAACATTACCAAGACATCATATGCTCAATCACATGAAATGCCTCGATCTGTCGCGCGTGCTGGCAGGACCCCTCGCTACTATGATGTTGGGCGACCTTGGCGCACAGGTCATCAAAATCGAGAAGCCCGGCACCGGTGACGACACCCGCGGGTGGGGGCCGCCGTTCGACGATCGGGGTGAGAGCGCGTACTACCTCTCGGTCAACCGGAACAAGAAAAGCGTCGCTCTGGATCTCGATCAGCAATGCGACAGGGAGCTCATTCTGGAGCTCGCCCGCGGGTCCGACATTGTGGTGGACAATTTCCGCCCGGGCGCTCTCGAGCGACGAGGGATAGATCCGCGCCGGCTGGTCGAGGAGAACAGCGGTCTCATATGGTGCACGATCACCGGGTTTGGGGAGAACAATCCACGCGTCGGCTACGACCTCGTCGTCCAGGCGGAGAGCGGGTGGATGTCCATCACCGGCGAGGCGGAGGGGGAGCCGATGCGCGCCGGCGTCGCTCTGGCCGACATCATTGCGGGCAAGGACGCGGCGATCTCGATTCTCGCCGCTCTCGTCGCCAAAAGCGTTTCCAGCGGAGCGCTTCCGCCGGAAAAGCGACGCATCCACATCTCTCTTTCGGCCAGCGCCACCGCCGCGCTGATCAACGTCGCCCAGAACTCACTCGTCACCGGGCGTGACGCCAGGCGCTGGGGAAACCAGCATCCCAATCTCGTGCCGTACCAGCTCTTTCATGCCGCCGACCGGCCAATAATCGTCGCGGTCGGAAGCGACTCTCAATGGAAGGGATGCGCGAGAGCGCTCGGGCTCGACGCACTGGCCGATGACGTTTCGGTCTCCACTAATGCCGGACGGCTCACATCGCGGGATCGCATCGTCTTAGCCGTCGCCGAAAAACTGCGCGAGCGTCCCGCGGCGGAATGGATCGCGAAGCTCGACGCAGCGGGCGTACCATGCGGTCTGGTGAAGACGGTTCTCGAATCGCTGAGCGAAGTTTCCGTCTCCCCTCTCACCGGAATCGCGCCGAGCGTGCCGGGGGATGTGCGGCTTCCGCCGCCGCGACTGGATGAGCATGGAGAGGAGATTCGGCGACTGCGATGGGGTGCGTTCGACCGCTGAACGCTCCGACTTCCCGTCTATCGGGGATTCGACAAACGCATTACACTAGCGGCGTGACTACAACCGCACCAACGGCCCCGCCTGTAGACCAGGCCGATGCGGACCAGGAGATCATCAGTCGCGTCCTTGCCGGATTCAAGGACGCATTCGGTATCCTGATCCAGCGTTACAGCGATCCGCTCTATCGCCACGCACTCGGCATGACGGGCAGTCCCGATGTAGCCGAGGACATTTTGCAGGCGAGCTTCATCAAGGCGTACCAGCACCTGGGTGAGGTGCGCGGCAGGTTCGACGCGTGGCTGTTCAGAATCGTCGCGAATTCGTGTAAGGACTGGCTGAAGAACATTCGCCGGACGCACGTCAGCTACGAAGAGGACAATCAGCCGTCTTCGTTCTCGAATCCCGAGGAGGAGCTGGATCGCAACGAGCTGCGTTCCGATCTGGAGTATGCGCTGGCGCGTCTGCCCGAATCACTTCGCGAAGCGTTCGTAATGAAACACGTCGAAGGCAGGTCGTACGAAGAGATGGCGGTGTTGCTGGAAACCACTGTCGGTGCGCTGAAGATGCGTGTGCATCGCGCCCGCGAGGCGCTGCAGTCATTACTCGAGGAGAAGTACGCATGAGCGACGAGACCCCGGACGGACCGGCCCCGGAACAGCGGGTCCATAGAAAGACCCCGCCCGCGACGCCGGCAGTGCAGGCGTGGCTGGATGGCGAGCAGCCGCGTGAGGGTCTGGCGACCGCGGACGAGCAGGAGACCGCCGAGCTCTGGGCGCGCATCAACAGCGAGGCCGAGCAGCTTCGCCGCCGCAATACGCCGATTCATGTGCAGAGCCGTATTCTGAGCTCGCTTCCCGACACGCCCATGGTCGCGGTGGATGTTCCCCCGAAGGGATTTCAGCTTGGCACCGCAGTGGCGGTGATCGGTGGAGTGATCATCGTGGCTATCGGCGCACTCATTGGATTCATGCTCGTGCGTTGAGAACCGGATGTTTCCTTTCAGTGCCAGTCTCGCCAATGCTCAGCGGGACTGGCATTTTTGTTAAAGCGGCCTGCCGTTTGCATTCTTCCAGGCCGACGGATTGAACATCTTGCTCACTCGAAGGGAGGGATGATGAAGCTCAGGATGCTGGCTGTAGCCGCCGGTTTCGTAATGCTGCCGGTGATTGCGGGTGCGCAAGGCACCCCCACGGATACGACAAAGAAGGATACGACAGCGATGCCTGCGCCCGCGCCGGAGCCCGCACCCGCGCCGGCGCCGGCGCCGATGGCGAGCATGGCGGCAAAGGATTCGAGTCTCGAAGCCAGGCCGGTGCCGCCGTCCGATGGCACCACTTGTCCATGGGGCTGCCCCACCTCCAAGGGCGCGGCAGGACTCACCGGTCCGCAGTTCCTAGCTCTTCAACAGGAGCTGAGAGACCGCAGTTGCGGCATCAGCCATGTCACCGGCCGTCTCGATGCGTCAACCCGCACCGCAATCCGCAACTGCGCCAAGAAGCTTGGTGTAGCGAACAACGCGGCCGCGGTTCTCGTAGCGATGGACGTAGGCTATTCGGCGGCTGACATTCCGGCGGGCGGAAGCGGCGACCAGTAACACGGCACACCGCGGCTGAGCCCCGACGGGCTACGCGGGGAAGGGCAGCTGCAGTTGTGTGGAGGGGGTGGGGCGCTCATCGGGCGCGTCATCCCCTTCCTCGTCGTCAGAGCGTTTGCTCCAGCTGGCGACGCGGTACTTTGCGCAGATCCGGTCGAAGAACCGCGCCAGCCCGTCGCGGTATCGCTCGCTCGCGTGATGCGAGTGCGCGTAAGTGTTGCGGTAGCGCTCCTCGAGATGCGGGAATTCCTGCGCGATGAACGGCAGGTAGCGATCACGCGCGGTTGCCCGGAGGCGAAGCGCGCACGCGCCGACGTATGTCGCTCCCGCTTCCGACACGCGCTTCACCAGCGCTTCGATGTCGGACGGGTTGTCGGTGATGCCGGGAAGCACCGGCATGCAGTTGATGCCCGCGGGTATTCCCGCCTCGCGAAGTCGGCCGAGCGCGCGAACGCGGGCCTCAGGGGTGGGTGAGCGGGGCTCGAGACGCCTTGCCAGATCGCGCCTCAGCGTGATCAGCGAAATCTGGATGGTGAGATCGGAGATCCGGTTGATGCGCGACAGCACGTCAATGTCGCGTGTGACGAGCGGGCTCTTGGAGATGATGCTGATCCTGAGGCCCGGATGATCCGCGAGAACTTCCAGAATCCGCCGCATGACACGGAATTTTCGCTCGGCCGGCTGATATGGATCGGTCGCCGTGCCGATCACGATCGTCTCGCCTTTGAGGAGTGACAGATGCTTGTCGCTTCCCTGTCTCAGTGTCCGCGCGAGAACGTCGGGCGCGTTCTGCTTGACGAAGATGTTGCGCTCGAACGCGAGCCAGGGCGGCATCGCGTCGTACCGCTCCGAGAGGACGCTCTCCATCCGGTCGTCGGTCGCCGCCCGCTCCATCACGTAGCGATGCGCGTATCGGGCGTAGCAGTAGGCGCATCCGAACGCGCACCCGACGTAAGGATTGATGGACCAGTAGCCCATTCCCGTCGTCTCGGGCCCGTTGAGGACGCTCTTCGCGAACGCGGCGTAGTAGCGGATGTCCTTCTGCTGTCCGATGATCGGGAGCATGCGGGATTCCCGCTCGTACGCTTCACCGAACAGCGCTTCCTGCCGAATGCCGCGTCCGCCCGCCGGCGTTTGCCGAGTCCCCGCCATATACCGAACATAGCCCGAAACAGGAACGGGCGCGAGAATACTTGCTATCTTCCCGCTCGCACCGCTGTCCAATAGTGGCAACCATGAGGACGAGTCATGCCAGAGCTCCTATCCGACATCGCGATCCAGCGCGATCTGGGCAATCTCCCGGGGTGGTCCCGCCGCGGAGACGTGCTGACGAGGCTGTACCAGTTCCGGAATTTCGTGGACGCGATGGTGTTCGTGAATCGTGTCGCGGAGCTGGCTGAGAAAGCGAACCATCACCCCGACATTGACATCCGGTACTCGAAGGTGACGCTCTCGCTGAGCACCCACGATGCTGGCGGCATCACGCAGAACGATCTCGATCTGGCGAAGGCGATAGACGGGGGCGGATCGTCTGCTCCAGGCGATGGGAGCTCGCTGGCCTAGTTCGTCCCGATGCTAGCTCCGCCGGCCACCGAGTATGCGGATGAAGGCCAGGAACATGTTCAGCAGATCGAGATAGATCTGCACCGCCGCGCCGACGTACTCATTTGGCCCGTACACGTTGCGAATGCGCCACGTGTCGAACACGAGGAGCCCGCTGAACACGAGAACCGTGACGCCGGCGAGCCATAGATCGAGCGCCGGATTACGGAAGAAGAAGTTGAGCAGCATGGTGCCTATCACCACCCACAGGCCGACCATGAAGAAGCTGCCCCAGGCGCTGAAGTCGCGCCGCGATACGAACGCGTAGCCGGTGAGCACGCCGAACGATCCGATCGTCAGCACCGCCGCCTGCGTGATGAGCCCCGGCTGCTGCTGCCCGTACACGTACAGCATCGGCGAGATGAACACACCCTCGGCGAACGTGAACAGCAGCACCAGCCCGATGTTGGCGGGGAACGCGTCGCGCGCGCGCATCGCGATGAGGAGCGGGGCGAAGGTCGCGATCATCGCAATGAACGGATGCTGCGCGACGGCTCCCATGAGACGTGGCTGCGACAGCGCGAACATCGCGCCCGCGATCGTGATGAGTATGCTTACGAATACGAGCGAGTAGGTGCGGCGAACGAGCGTCGCGCGCTCCTCGCCGGTACGAACGATTGTCCCCGCGGGGAACGACACGCCCATCATCCAGCTCCAGTGTTTGGGAATCAGACCTGATTATACACCGCGGTACAGCGTTGGGTGCAGGGGTCGGCGCCCCGTAGTGGGTCAGTTTCGAGTTGACAGGATGGAGGCGAGCCACCCTGCGAGCCACCCTGCGTGCCACGGAGACACGAAGACACGGAGAAAAACGCTTTAGAGGGAAAGGCGCTTCATGCCGTTGATCAGCCTGCTCAGGTTCCCAGCAAAGACAATCTTCGTATGTCGATTCCAGCAATCCAGGTCCGAGGTGTCGATGCACTTCTATCGCAGTGCCGATAATACGTTCCGTGAGGCTCTCGGTCTCCTTATGACTCAGGCTCATATTCAATGGAGGCCCTCAGCACCGCACTATGCGTGGTCCCGCAGTTCCCCCAACAACCGTTTTTCCCTCCGTGTTCTTCGTGTCTCCGTGGCAAGTGCAGAGACATGGCTAAACTGACCCACTACCCGGCGCCCGCGCGGTGAATCAGCCGCCCGTTCTCCCCTCGAGGCGATCGAGAAGACGCGGCAGATCCTCGATCCTGTCCAGATACTCGGCGGGCTTCGCCGGCTCGAGCTGCTCCCTCGTGAACGGGCCCCACATGGCGGCGACCGACACCACGCCAGCCGCGTTGCCGGAGAGAATGTCGTATGGCGAATCGCCGACGAACAGCGCTTCTCTGGGCTCGTATCCAAGCTCCTTCAGAGCAAGTCGAACAGGGAAGGGGTCGGGTTTGTGGATCTCGCAGGAGTTCATGCCTATTCGCGTCTGCATCATCTCCAGTGCGCCGAGCCATGCGAGGCCGCGGTCCATCATCTCGTTCGACTTGCTGGTGACGACGCCCATCGGGTGCCCGCGCCGCTCGAGCTCGAGAAGAGTTTCTTTCACACCGGGATAGGCCAGCGTGAGGGCGTCGTGGTGCTCGCGCTGGAAAGTCCGGTATTTCGAGACAATGGCTTCGATCTCGTCATCGGAATCGACATAGGCGGCAAGCTGCTTACGAAGGGGAGTCCCAAGGGTGGCGATCCATTCCTCGTCGGTTGGGGCCGGCGTCCGTCCCTCGAAAATGTGACGGACGCACTTCAGCAGCAGGCCGATGGAGTCTATGAGCGTGCCGTCGAGGTCGAAAAGGACGGCAAAAGGGCGGGGCGGTTTCATGACTCCAAAGTATATTAGGAGATGGCCAGTTATCGTATGTCGGGCAACGGGCATCGGGCATCGGGCACCGGGAAACGGGCACCGGGTACCGGGAAGCGATTCCGCCAGCTGTTCGACGATGTGGGCACCGTCGATATGGTCGGGATCGAGGAGCGCGTCGCCAAGTTCCAGACGCGCAGCATCAAGAAGAAATCGAAGCTGTGGGGGCTCACTACGGCGGTCTCGATGGTGGACCTCACCACCCTCGAGGGGAAGGACACCCGGGGCAAGGTCGCGTCGCTTTGCGCCAAGGCGCGGCGGCCGAGTGATGATCCGGATGTGCCTTCCGTGGCGGCCGTGTGCATATATCCGTCGCTGGTGAAGACCGCCGCTCGGCTGCTCGCTGACACGCCTATCAAGGTCGCTTCTGTCGCCACCGGATTTCCGTCGGGCCAGAGTCCCTTGAAGCTCCGGCTCGCCGAAGTGAAGCAGGTCGTTGCGGATGGCGCCGACGAAGTGGACATGGTGATCAATCGCGGCGAGTTCCTCGCCGGCGAGTTCCAGCGCGTGCAGGACGAGATCTCCGCCGTCGTCGAAGCGTGTGGCGACGCGACTTTGAAAGTCATCCTTGAAGTGTCGGAGCTCGAGAGCTACGACAAGATTCGCGCGGCGTCGTTCATTGCGATGCGTGTGATTCGCGAAGGCGACTTCATCAAGACCAGCACGGGGAAGGCGTCGGGAAGCGCGACGCTTGCCAACACGCAGGTGATGATCGAGGCGATTCGCGATTTCTATCTCGAGACCGGGACCGCGATCGGGATGAAGCCGGCGGGCGGAATCCGCACCGCCAAGCAGGCGCTGCACTATCTCGTGGCGGTGAAGGAGACCCTCGGCGACGCGTGGCTGAATTCGAGTCGGTATCGTTTTGGTGCGAGCTCGCTGTTGAACGATCTGTTGCGGCAGATAGAGAAGCAAAAGACCGGGTCGTACCAGGCGCCCTGGTATTTCACTGAAGCGGCGGAGAGCTACTGATGGCCACAACAAAGCCGGTCGCCAAGCCTGCGGCGCAAAAAGACGGACATCGGGCAGCGGGTACCGGGCACCGCGTAGCGGGTAACGGACAGCGGGTTCGTTCGCCGATTCCAACGCTCATCTTCGGGGATCTGTGGGAGTACGATCCGTCGCCCGAGACCGCGGATCCGAGGATCAAGCCGCAGTACGAGCTGTACATCGGCGGAAAGTTCGTCGAGCCGAAGTCGGGGAAGTATTTCGATTCGATCAATCCGGCGACCGAGAAGGTCGTGTCGCGGATTGCTTTGGCCAACTATGAAGACGTGGACGCCGCGTACCAGGCGGCGAAGAAAGCATATGACTCCGTGTGGTCGAAGATGCCCGGGAAGGAGCGCGGCAAGTATCTGTATCGCATCGCGCGTCTCGTGCAGGATCATGCGCGTGAGTTCGCCGTTGCCGAGACAATTGACGGTGGGAAGCCGATCAAGGAGTCGCGTGACTTCGACGTGCCGATGGTCGCCGCGCATTTCTTTTATCACGCGGGCTGGGCGGACAAGATCGAGTACGCCATTCCCGGCGTGGAGGTGCATTCGCTCGGCGTAGTAGGGCAGGTGATTCCGTGGAACTTCCCGCTGCTGATGCTCGCGTGGAAGATTGCGCCCGCGCTGGCGATGGGGAATACAGTGGTTTTGAAGCCGGCCGAGACTACGTCGGTGACGGCGATGAAGTTCGCGGAGCTGTTGAACGAGGCGGAGCTTCCGCCGGGGGTCGTGAATTTTGTCACTGGTGCCGGGGAGACCGGCGCGGCGGTGATGGGCCATCCTCTGGCGGCGAAGGTCGCGTTCACCGGGAGCACCGAGGTCGGCAAACGCATCATGCGCCAGGTTGCCGGCAGCGACAAGAAGATGACCATGGAGCTCGGCGGGAAGGCGGCGAACATCGTGTTCGACGATTCGCCGATTGATCAGGCCGTCGAAGGTGTCGTGAACGGCATCTTCTTCAATCAGGGTCACGTGTGTTGCGCGGGGAGTCGCTTGCTCGTACAGGAATCCATCTACGAGCCGTTCGTCGCGAAGCTTCGTAACCGCATTGATGTTTTGCGCGTTGGGAATCCTCTCGACAAGAACACCGATGTCGGTGCGATCAATTCTCGCGCTCAGCTCGATCGGATTACTGAGCTTGTCGATTCAGGCGTGACCGCAGGCGCGCAGATGTATCAGTCGCCTGCGTGTCGTCTGCCGGGGAACGGGTTCTGGTTCAAGCCGACCGTGTTCACTGGTGTGACGCAGAGCCATCGCATCGCGCAGGAGGAGATATTCGGTCCCGTTCTTTCGGTGCTGACATTCAGAACTCTCGAAGAAGCTGTGGAGAAGGCGAACAACACCATGTACGGATTATCGGCGGGCGTGTGGACCGACAAGGGCTCGCGGATTCTCAAGATGAGCACCGAGCTCAAGGCCGGCGTGGTGTGGGCGAACACGTTCAACAAGTTCGATCCGTCGTCGCCGTTCGGTGGCTACAAGGAGTCTGGCTTCGGCCGCGAGGGTGGACGGCAGGGTCTGCTCGACTACGGGAAGATCGTCTAATGGCTTCACATCGGCTGCCGATTACGAAGACCCCCAAGGTTTACGTGGGTGGTGCGTTCATCCGGTCAGAGAGCGGGCGAACGTTCCCGATCTTCGAGGATGGCAAGAAAGACGGAAAGTTTTTCGCGAATGTTCCGCAGTGTACGCGGAAGGATTTGCGGAACGCCGTAGAGGCGGCAGCGAAGAGCGGACCCGACTGGGCTAAGCGGACGCCGTACAATCGCGGGCAGATTCTGTATCGTCTCGGCGAGATGCTCGAAGCCAGAGGCGCAGAGATGGCTGATGCAATTGCGCTCTCGGGCGGCACCTCCCGGAGAGATGCAGAGAAGGAAGTCGCTGCGTCCGTGGATCGGTTGATCTACTACGCGGGGTGGGCGGACAAGTATGCGCAGGTTGTGGGGAATACCAATCCTGTTGCGGGGCCGTTCTTCAATTTCACGGTGCCTGAGCCGATGGGGATCATCGGGGTCATTGCGTCGGATTCAGAGCCGCTGCTTGGGTTGATCAGCCAGATCGCTCCTGTCATTGTGAGCGGGAACACTGTCGTTGCTTTGGTTTCGGAGGCGCAGCCATATCCTGCGATCGTGCTCGGTGAGATGCTCGCGACGTCGGATCTGCCTGGTGGTGTTGTGAATCTGCTCACAGGATTCAGACGCGAGTTGCTGCCGACGTTTGCTACGCACACTCATATACGTGGCGTCAGTGCCGTCGTTGGAGCGGAAGAGCGGAAGGAGCTCGCGTTAGGTGCGGCGGATTCAGTAAAGCGAGTCAAGACGCGCAAGGCGGAGGAGAAGCTCGACTGGTACTCAGACAAGACGCAGGGCGTCTACGAGATCAAGGATTTCATCGAGTTCAAGACTACCTGGCATCCGATCGGGGTGTAGCGTTGCGGGAGCATTGCGCATAGACACCAGCCAAGAAATTGTGCAAGGGGCACATTTGTACGCGGGCGGATTTCGAGCATCGTGTAAACCCTCCGCCGTAACCTGTAAGACTGAAAAAAACAGTGCCTGCGATACAATCGGTTGGCCGAGGCTGCGGGTTTGGCTCCTAGTCAGCCGCGATAATACCTCCAACGCTGACGAGTTAGTCAAGAGAAGGTTCGGCGCTGCTCACGGGACGCACGACCTTGGGGCGTTATGTGCGACCAGGCGCGCATGGCGCCCTTGCCTAAGGAGCGCGTATTGGGTCACATCGGCGATCGGTTATTGAGGCGCGCACATCAAAGACCCTGGTCTGCTTAGCAATGGCACATCACACAAATCAAGAACTCGGAAGGCTGGCATCAGTCAATGCTTCAGAGTAGACTTCTGAGCTATGGATCTCCTCGCAGCCCTTCGTCGGCCTGAAGGCAAGACGCTCGAGTTCAAGCGCGATCTCTCCTCGCCAGACGGAGTGCTGCGGACGATCGTGGCCTTCTCCAACACAGCCGGCGGCATCATCATGGTCGGCGTTGAAGACGGCACCCGGCACGTACGGGGCGTTTCCGACCCGATCGCACTCGAAGAGCGTCTCGCTAGCTTGATCAGCGATTCCATCACGCCACGCCTGCTCCCGGACCTCGAGATACTTACCTACCGAACGACCCATGTGGTGGCGGTGCAAGTCTTTCCCAGCCCCAGTCGCCCACACTACATCACGAAAACGGGCGTACACGGCGGGACCTACGTGCGGGTGGGCTCGACAAACCGCCGGGCTGACGACGCGCTCATCAACGAGATGAAGCGGTTCGCACGGGGCGAGGCGTTCGATGAGCAAACGATGCCTGAGCTCGACTCGGAAGCGATTGACTTCCGAGTGGCTTCCGAGTTGTTCGCCCCGGTTCGACGGTTGGCGCGGCGTGATGTGGAGACGCTCCGGCTGGTGGATTCGCACCAGGGCCGCAAGGTTCCAACAATTGGCGGGATCATCCTCTTCGGGACTAACCGGCTGCGACACTTTCCGGACGCCTGGATTCAGGTTGGCAGGTTCAAGGGTACAGACCGGGCGACCATCGTCGATCATGCCGAATTACGAGGACCACTCCTCCAAGGGATCGTGTCGGCAATTGAGTTCGTTGAAAAGCACTCCACCCGTGGTGCTGAGATCGGACGTGTCCGTCGTATAGAGCGCTGGTCTCTGCCTCCGGTCGCTGTGCGCGAGGCGGTGATCAATGCGGTTGCGCACGCCGATTATTCTCAACGCGGAGCACCGATCAGAGTTGCTCTGTTCGATGACCGACTGGAGGTTGAGAACCCGGGGCTGCTGCCATTTGGCCTCACGATCGCAGACCTTCCACTCGGCGTCTCCAAGCTGCGCAATCGCGTGATCGGGCGCGTGTTCCACGAACTAGGCCTGGTGGAGCAATGGGGGAGCGGCATCCAGCGGATGATCGCGGCATGCCGTGATGCTGGGCTGGCACCCCCTGCGCTAGAGGAGATTGGCATCCGCTTCCGCGTTACCATTCGTACTGAGCGCGTCGGTGCGGTGGAACTCGATCCGATCGACCGCGCCATCGTGGCTCTGGTCACCGCGCCGGACGGCCTTGCGACGCGGGAGATCGCCAGCGGCATCGGGCTCACGCCCCGCGCCACGCGCACTCGTCTCGCCGCGCTGGTTGCCCGAGGACTCGTGCGCGAGATTGGCACCAGCCCGCAGGACCCCAAACGCCGCTATTTCACGACGGAATCCTCATGAGCCAGAAGCACGACAAGCTGAAGGCCCTG
This window of the Gemmatimonadaceae bacterium genome carries:
- a CDS encoding aldehyde dehydrogenase family protein; this translates as MASHRLPITKTPKVYVGGAFIRSESGRTFPIFEDGKKDGKFFANVPQCTRKDLRNAVEAAAKSGPDWAKRTPYNRGQILYRLGEMLEARGAEMADAIALSGGTSRRDAEKEVAASVDRLIYYAGWADKYAQVVGNTNPVAGPFFNFTVPEPMGIIGVIASDSEPLLGLISQIAPVIVSGNTVVALVSEAQPYPAIVLGEMLATSDLPGGVVNLLTGFRRELLPTFATHTHIRGVSAVVGAEERKELALGAADSVKRVKTRKAEEKLDWYSDKTQGVYEIKDFIEFKTTWHPIGV
- a CDS encoding helix-turn-helix domain-containing protein; the encoded protein is MDLLAALRRPEGKTLEFKRDLSSPDGVLRTIVAFSNTAGGIIMVGVEDGTRHVRGVSDPIALEERLASLISDSITPRLLPDLEILTYRTTHVVAVQVFPSPSRPHYITKTGVHGGTYVRVGSTNRRADDALINEMKRFARGEAFDEQTMPELDSEAIDFRVASELFAPVRRLARRDVETLRLVDSHQGRKVPTIGGIILFGTNRLRHFPDAWIQVGRFKGTDRATIVDHAELRGPLLQGIVSAIEFVEKHSTRGAEIGRVRRIERWSLPPVAVREAVINAVAHADYSQRGAPIRVALFDDRLEVENPGLLPFGLTIADLPLGVSKLRNRVIGRVFHELGLVEQWGSGIQRMIAACRDAGLAPPALEEIGIRFRVTIRTERVGAVELDPIDRAIVALVTAPDGLATREIASGIGLTPRATRTRLAALVARGLVREIGTSPQDPKRRYFTTESS
- a CDS encoding aldehyde dehydrogenase family protein, with the protein product MATTKPVAKPAAQKDGHRAAGTGHRVAGNGQRVRSPIPTLIFGDLWEYDPSPETADPRIKPQYELYIGGKFVEPKSGKYFDSINPATEKVVSRIALANYEDVDAAYQAAKKAYDSVWSKMPGKERGKYLYRIARLVQDHAREFAVAETIDGGKPIKESRDFDVPMVAAHFFYHAGWADKIEYAIPGVEVHSLGVVGQVIPWNFPLLMLAWKIAPALAMGNTVVLKPAETTSVTAMKFAELLNEAELPPGVVNFVTGAGETGAAVMGHPLAAKVAFTGSTEVGKRIMRQVAGSDKKMTMELGGKAANIVFDDSPIDQAVEGVVNGIFFNQGHVCCAGSRLLVQESIYEPFVAKLRNRIDVLRVGNPLDKNTDVGAINSRAQLDRITELVDSGVTAGAQMYQSPACRLPGNGFWFKPTVFTGVTQSHRIAQEEIFGPVLSVLTFRTLEEAVEKANNTMYGLSAGVWTDKGSRILKMSTELKAGVVWANTFNKFDPSSPFGGYKESGFGREGGRQGLLDYGKIV